The DNA window CATACCCGTTCTTGATTTGATTAAATGATTTGAAAAATTCTCAAACCCATTTCATTTTGGATTTTCTCTGTGGATAAAATTACATTAAATCTATATTTTGATCGTAACTTAATTAGAGATGCACGCTGAACTTGAGGGAGTTAGATATGAAATGTTGTCAAGAACTCTATCGATTATCTCAAAAGAATTGTATTAAGAACACAGTGAAGATTCCTGGATTCCACATAGAAAGTCTCTGATTTCTACTTATACTTGTCACCAAGTTAATATCAAATAATAAAGAAAGCTGTATTGATTATTTGACCATTACAGCACATGCAAATTAAGAGCAAAGGTACATGAAATTTTGTATTAAATGTATATTTTGTGAAACCCCACAAAACTGGTCCTGTCCCTTGTTAAAACACCTCAACCAAAGCAAATCCACACAGCCATGGAAACACAGGAGGGGTTGGGGTCTATTCCAGTTTATTTCTCAAACCTAAGCTCCCACACTCACCTCACCGATCAGGTAAACAAGATGAAACTACTCTAGTATAATCTCCTTTAAGATTAATCTAACAGGCAACAGCGAAATTTCTGCTTCTAAACGATATTCCATGCTTCAGGTACGGCGACTCCGCCGCTGCAGATGTTGGTGTCGGTGCCGTTCAAATGGGAGGAGGAGCCTGGAAAGCCCCGACTCTGCACAGCTCTCATCGCTCTACCTGAGCCCGaggtcaaattcttggagcttCCACCCTGCCGAATGCCGTTGATCATGGAGTCCTCCGACAAAATTACCAAGACGTCCTCCCCGACTGCAGTTCTCGACGGCCCTTACAATCTCGCTCGCCCCAAGTTCTCTTCGTTCAGCTTCTTTAGGGATAACCACGATTCCTTCGACAGTTACAGCAGCGCCAGCCCTGACAGTGCGCTGGACGATATATGGATTGGTAAGAAGAGCAGCGGGAGGCGAACATCGTCAGGGTTTTTGAGCAGGACAACTTTGAAATGGAGGGGTGGTAAAAGGGAATTTGGTGGGGACGTTGTAGGGTTCTCTCCGTCCTCCATTGCTGGCCGTGGCAGTGATACCGAGAGCTGCAAGAAAGTGAAGATGGAGGGAAAGCTGAGAAGAACTGGGAGCATCTCCAGAGTCTCTGATTCTAGGCCAACCACTCACAATTACCTCTGGGTAAATTTTCCACTCTTTCTTTCACATTTCTTTCTTTCACACCTTAGATTTTTTTACTAGCCTAATTGTTGTATTCTAAAAGTAAAATATTGGAGTGGAGAATGTTGAAGCACCTGAGATAAAGTTAAAGAAACTATTCGACATGACAAAAGCAAGTCGGAAAATTACATTGTGGCGGTGATTAGGCGGCCCTGATGAATCGGTAAACTATAAACTTAAAACCCTCACCAAGAAAATTTAGCAATCAATTATTGCCACACAGTAGGTTAAAAATTGATTTGGGTGGTCAATGTGCAAGAAAGTAAATGTTGAGGGGGAATGGGGACAGGTCTCTGCTTTTGTGGCCCGCAGTGACGAGCTGACAATTCTCAAAATATAAGGAATTCATTCGGTggcaaaataaaaattatcgtTTTGATCCCTTTTCATGATTACACTCCACAAATATTATATAGTATCTAAAgctggattttttttttaatttgtatCACATTTTGGTCTTAATTTCAGGCTACTATATATGAAGGTATAAAGCAAGTTATACCATGGAAGAGTGCCAAGAAATCGCAGAAGTAATGTCCATTCTGAAGTAGTATACTAGCATTGCTATAGTATTTGAACATCTCATCTGTTGCCTACAATGTGAAGCTCTACAATTAGCATCTTATCTACGCATTTTGTAAGAATGTACCCTCTAGCCTTATTTCGTACTAAAAAAGTCTTTGAGACACTTGCAAAAGAATAACATCAACAGATATACCATTATTGGTTAAAACTGTGAGATGATTGGAATTTGGAAAAAGAAATGGGAAATAAAGGCAGCCACTGATAGTCAAACATTACGCAAAAGCACAAAGGAATAACGAGTGTAGATTAACATAAATGCTAGGAATAGCAAATCAACCATACGATGCTTTTTTTACACACTCATTTTGAAATACATGTCCAAATATTTATTCTGCTCTCCGATCATTATGGAAAGAAAAAAAACAGACACATAGCGGACTACGACCTTATCTggtctcaaattctcaacccTGTTTCTTGCCGGTCATACTGGCAACTACCTGTGAAAAAGAGAGAACAAATTCAATTCGGTGATAAAAAGATGAAGAAAACTCTTTAGTGCTGCAAATCACTCCCAAAAATTACGCGAAATTAATGAAGCAGAAGCAGAACCAGACAAAAAACGTCACATTCTTATGATGAAACATGTCCACATGCATCAACAAATTATTTTGGCCCAGCACTCTAATGCATGTGAACTGACACTTCATATTTCACGCCATCAATTAACGTCAACAGTTGATTTGTTTTCCAGCATAGGCTTGCCATGCATATTTAAGTCTTGAATGATATGTCATAAATAATCGTATATGATTGAGGATGCCTCTGATAATAAAACAGGAATACACCGTGACATCTGACTATACCCCACTCTTTATACCAGTCAGTTAGGTCTCCCTACAATTAACAGCAAGACCTCGATGCCCACCACCACTCCATATCCATTTCCCACATTTCAGGAATAGATCATACATCTCCAAGGTtctataaatattataattaatatattaaaatttatatatttaaatattttaatttatatattaaaatgtgaattaattatttcatattaacgaaataattatttgatttacGTACAATTATTTAATACAAACTATATgttaatacaatcaaaatatcATTGAAAAAAACACgtttatttgatattaaatcaaaatattaacaattttataattaaaatttcaaaaaatttataatttcaaaaaatattaattaattagatattaaacaataatacaaaattaatcaaattaaaaacaaaaataaaaaataaaaaaaaactaaaaaaaaatgtgTGGAGCAATTTTCGGCGTTGCTCCAATCCAGCGCCAACTTTGGTGCTGGATTGGAGTGAAACTTCATGGCACCACAATGGTGCCACACCATTGTGGTGCCATGATTGGAGATGGCAAGGCCATCTCCAATCCACTGCACTACATTGGTGTTACACTAAAATCATCTCCAAGCACATTGCACTACATCTTACACTACAATAGAATATTTCaagaatattcttttttttttcaatattaatatttctgttttatgttaattatttataatttgataatataatgataattaaatattataatttatatatttaaaaaaaatattgcaaAAAAGACTTGAAGATGAACGTCGAGAAAATGACAACTTCGGATCTTATTTTGGAGATATTGGAAGATCGGGGTCTGGTTTACCGCATTACTAAAAATCTTTTTtgacgtaattttttttatgtttcgtAATTTTATGGTTTGTTAGTTGTCGTAGTTTGTTTATTGTTTCgtaatttttgttgttttttgttCGTAATTTGTACCATTTTAACgcattattaatttaatctgtgtttttttattttttatttttacacttaattaatttctaatcaaaatattaaaaaatttacaattaaaatttcaaaaaaatattaattaattaaatattaaacacttatattaaattaatcaaattaaaaactaaaaaaaataaaaaataaaaaaaaattgtggcgCAGCTTGTAGAGCTGCTCCAATCCAACGCCAGTTTTGGTGCTGGATTGGAGTGAAAAATGATGGCACCACAATGGTGTGGCACCAATGTGGTGCCATGATTGGAGATGGTCTAAGTCAGACTCAATATGACATACCATCACAAGCTCATTCCCAAGACAACAAGAGAAGATGACATCAAAATTGGATATAGAATGTCCTAAATTAGTTTTCCTTCATTATGTGTCATTAAACACCATAAACCAACTcagaaaattcaaaaattttgatCTGATTCATAATTAATTGGAGAATTCATGATAATTTGGTAAGAAGTGACACATATTCCGAGTGAGTGCTCGAGAGGTTAGTGGCAAGGAGCCAAGGATACCCATATAAAGATAGATCATACTACAGGTCGATTTTGCAAATTCCTAAATTTTTTCAGGCAAACATCTATGAAGTAAGAATTAAATATGGTAAAAAAATGGTAGCATTAGCATAAATGACAAGTATCGATGTGTCTGCAACAGCATGCATCGTGCGGCAATTGGTAGGAAAACAAGAAGATTTCACAAAAATAAGGAAACAAAATTGTGATTGAGGGCGGGTGTTACAGTAACTATAAGGTCAACCATGGTTGAATATGTTAACTGTGATTGCCAAATAACAGAATTCAGGAGATGCAAGAAAATCATACTAGCACCACAAACCAGAACATATACGTGGTGACTAAATTGCAAAGTGCaggaaaaaatatttcatgaaaatgtAATGAAATTTCATTTCATCAGAGGAGGTTATGACATCCTTCTCCTTCCAGGATGGAAACATTTAGAAGGCACATGGAAGACTGAAAGGAGTAAAATATTATAACCTATATTTTAGGAACATCACTGGTAAATATGATCATCCTAAAAACAGATTCTGCTATACAAGAAAATCAGAGCAGGAGAGGGTCTACATCTAGCAAGATAATTAGAAAGGCTATGCAAGTGAGAATATCCGTAACAACCGAGAAGCAATTCACTTACATCACTTAAAGCAGGTTGAGGTACTTGCTTTGATGTTTCCAGAGAATCCAAGATAGGCCTTACTACAGCCGGAAGGAAGAGTCCTGCAGCCATCCAAATTAGAGTACTAAGATGACTAATCATAGATCTTCACATAGTAAAAGTATATCAATGGCTTGCACCAAACACAGGTTCAGCAGAATGCTTCAATCCACTGTGGTTCAAATCTCAGGAGTGATAAATCCCTCTCACTTATAGCACTTCCATTGAAAGGCTGTAAATACTAAGAATACAGCAACACTAACAATACATACACTCGATATAGTATATCGTAACTTTGCCACATCTCATATAAACAGAGAAGGACAACAATATTTTTTTCGCTCGTCGTCACACAGATTTGTAGAGTAGCACACGACACAGATTGTCCGAAATTGTAGTACATGAAAAACACAATGAATCCATTCTCAGCTGTATCGTCATCAATAACTAAAAGTATACTCCATCTAGTTGTCACTTGTCAGTCTGCACAAATGGAAGTTTGATCCAATTTCCCGTCAAGCTATAAGGGTTGCTCCTAAAAAATTATTCCAATCTTCCCCCCCTTCAGCAAACTCACAGAAAACAGAAATTGCCGCGGAAAAAGGAAAGCAAACAAAGTAATTtcatcataataaaaataatttttcccaGAAAAACCCAAATTTTAATCCCAACTCAAATTATCCGTAAATCTGATTCGAAAAATCACTGATAAGTGCAACAAAATGAAGCAACACGAAAGagtattaaaataaacatggcCTTGCAAGACAGCAAATCAAATTGAAAAAATACGTACATGTAGATGAATCTACAAGTAGCTATTCGTAAATTTATACAAAAAACAGTTGAAGTACTCACCAACGCCGGCGATGAGGCAAGAAGCGGCAACAATAGGCTCTTGGGCCACGAAAAGTCTGAGCTTTTCCATCACCGGCATTTTTTGATCGATTTTATACGCCTTGTTTTTTTCCTGGCTTTGTGGTTCTTCCCCGCTGTTCGGCCCTCACTTTTCAATTGCAGGCTTCAGATATTCACCCAAATCAATCCGGGTTTGATTTTCGGATCGGGTAAAAGAGAACACGGTTTCGCTATATGGACTTAAAAACGGGTGTCAGCTACTGGATGCTGAATACAGGAATcttcaaatctttttttttggtggagaaaaaaaatcatgcatatttaccccaacactttttttttttggtagagTTTATGAGCACTTGATTAATGatcaaaattttgatttcaTATACCAACACTTTTTTgaatgagattttgatataaaatttgtcCAGTGTGGTTTACGTGACAAACATAACTTGCAGAATATTGCATTAACCCAAAAGTTACATAGTGAACACCAATGACAACAACCACATGAAAGAGGATTTGAGAGGAAAGAAAACATAAACACGTGCATGTACATGGAATTGGGGGAAATACATCTTTTAAAGGCTGTGCAAacctaaatcctcaaaatccTGAAGGATGCTAGCATCCAGATTAATTCACCAAGCCGGTAAAAGCCACCCAATGGTCCATCCAAGCATAAATCCAGCACCAACTAAGCCCATTCCTAATGCGAAAAAGACTGCATATTTGTTAACATCAAATGGATGGAGACGTGATCGTTTGTTCGGTTTTCTACTGGCATATTTTTGCTCGCTTTTCGTCATTATCCCAGTTCTTCGAGGAATCCAAGGTAATGTTATTGGGAAAACGGTGGAACCAGCGTGGTTGTTCTTGTATTGAAAGTACACGTTCTCGAGTTGAAGAAGTTGGAGCCATTGTCTATACATAAACAACTGGGATGCCTGCCTAAGAACAAGCTTGAGAACGTCTTGTTTCTCCGCAGTCGCTTGATTGGCTGCTTTCTCGGCTTCTCTGGCTCGCGTCTGAGAATGACGCAGTGCTTCTAAAAGTGGAGCGTTTTTTACGCCATCCTCAAATGTATGCATCTTCGACATTCTTTCTTGCATTGGGCTATCCCTGATTTAAGGTCACAAAAGTCGATGCTTGACATAACGACTATGTATATTAACACAAAAGAAAGCTGATGCGCAAGAACTTCCAAGAATCTACCTATTCAGACTACATAAACTTTCAAAGGATATTCTAAAAGAGTGGTGTTAAAAAGGAACGCTATATACTAAGTTAAAACAAAAGCAAATAGAACCTTATTGTCTTAACTTCAGCAGACATCCTAAGCTTTTTGTGGACACCTCCGGCAGTTGGGCTGCTTGACGAATATTTATGAGCAGTTAAATGGTGGTGACCCCCAGCATTCAACGACTTACGAGCTGGTGATGAGGTCGAAATTCCGTCATTACTGAAGCCGTATATATAAACACCCATGTCCTTCTTGACACAAGTGTTCTGTGGCGCAGGAAGGTCACAATTTTGTACCAGGTCATGCGACCTTTGTGAAACTAACAAAGCCAATTCTTCTGTATCTGTTGTTCGCCACCATGGAATATTTTTCTCTGTTCCCATCCAATGAAATTCGGAACTCAAATAATGCTCATGACAATCCTTATTAGGCAGAGGTTTTAACTCTTCATCCTCAACTATAAGATCTTTCTTTACATAAGTGGAAAAAACTCTACATTGATTATCAATTGAATCTTTGGTGTGCTCACTCTGATCAATGGTACCAAAATAATCTTCTTTCTTCGGAAGGATATCTGAGCTATCACGCATTTGACAGGTTGTTTCCTTACCAGGTTCGAGGGAAGTAAGATTGTCAGCCACCAGTCCCTTCTGATACCCATAATTTGGCTGCATCTGAAGCCACCATCTTGAACTGGGGGATAAGTTAGAATATGAAGGATTGGGATTAAAAGGTACAGAGCATGTGGTGGGGATCTCTTGACCACCACCAGCACTCGGAAGCTCTGTTTCAGTCTGTTTGACAGATGGAGGTGCGGACGAGCAGCAAGCCAATTTTGGTGCTCTTTTTGCGTCTTCTTGAACAAAGCATCGATTGGCAGTTCTCTGCCAAGCAGCTCTTACTTCAGCTAAGGCCATTATAAGCTCATGCTAAAAAAGTGTAAAAGAAAATCTTCTGTAAATTTGTATCGGCAGTTTGACTTGAAAATAAATGAACAAATGAATGCAAAGTGGATCAGTCTCATCTTCAAGATACGGCTTCACaagaaataaattaatacattCCGAC is part of the Primulina eburnea isolate SZY01 chromosome 1, ASM2296580v1, whole genome shotgun sequence genome and encodes:
- the LOC140839453 gene encoding uncharacterized protein At4g00950-like, whose product is MLVSVPFKWEEEPGKPRLCTALIALPEPEVKFLELPPCRMPLIMESSDKITKTSSPTAVLDGPYNLARPKFSSFSFFRDNHDSFDSYSSASPDSALDDIWIGKKSSGRRTSSGFLSRTTLKWRGGKREFGGDVVGFSPSSIAGRGSDTESCKKVKMEGKLRRTGSISRVSDSRPTTHNYLWATIYEGIKQVIPWKSAKKSQK
- the LOC140839426 gene encoding uncharacterized protein; its protein translation is MALAEVRAAWQRTANRCFVQEDAKRAPKLACCSSAPPSVKQTETELPSAGGGQEIPTTCSVPFNPNPSYSNLSPSSRWWLQMQPNYGYQKGLVADNLTSLEPGKETTCQMRDSSDILPKKEDYFGTIDQSEHTKDSIDNQCRVFSTYVKKDLIVEDEELKPLPNKDCHEHYLSSEFHWMGTEKNIPWWRTTDTEELALLVSQRSHDLVQNCDLPAPQNTCVKKDMGVYIYGFSNDGISTSSPARKSLNAGGHHHLTAHKYSSSSPTAGGVHKKLRMSAEVKTIRDSPMQERMSKMHTFEDGVKNAPLLEALRHSQTRAREAEKAANQATAEKQDVLKLVLRQASQLFMYRQWLQLLQLENVYFQYKNNHAGSTVFPITLPWIPRRTGIMTKSEQKYASRKPNKRSRLHPFDVNKYAVFFALGMGLVGAGFMLGWTIGWLLPAW